In a genomic window of Trichoderma atroviride chromosome 4, complete sequence:
- a CDS encoding uncharacterized protein (TransMembrane:1 (i147-164o)): MAAPGTCHRADSLAALLCGPTALAPQRAKDVNSTPLGGILWGAEAPPLLKAPAPDAPDVGPRQTAHCTELPWAGALPRPGAALLLRAKHQLHQRAAHCAPKLAPAPFSVPLHYYAGQTAAWANQRSRIPSPFSSPSQRLQSLHRGPFASVWFLFFFFLSGVPSVPKIPPAATKPCC; the protein is encoded by the coding sequence atggctgcgcCGGGGACCTGCCATCGTGCGGATTCGCTCGCGGCGCTACTGTGCGGCCCGACTGCCCTGGCCCCACAGAGGGCGAAAGACGTGAACAGCACGCCTCTGGGGGGCATTCTTTGGGGAGCGGAGGCGCCCCCTCTCCTAAAGGCGCCAGCCCCAGATGCCCCGGACGTTGGCCCAAGGCAGACGGCGCACTGTACGGAGCTGCCCTGGGCTGGCGCGCTCCCGAGGCCCGGCGCAGCGCTTTTGCTGCGTGCCAAGCACCAGCTGCACCAGCGCGCCGCGCACTGTGCGCCCAAGCTGGCTCCAGCACCTTTTTCCGTGCCGCTCCACTATTACGCCGGCCAAACGGCCGCCTGGGCGAATCAGCGCTCGCGCATTCCCTCGCCCTTCTCGAGCCCTTCGCAAAGGTTGCAGAGCCTGCACCGCGGCCCTTTTGCCAGCGTCTGgtttctatttttcttcttcctctctggCGTCCCCAGCGTTCCCAAGATCCCCCCGGCTGCCACTAAGCCGTGCTGCTAG
- a CDS encoding uncharacterized protein (EggNog:ENOG41), whose product MAAEHQRRVAAMDPPHITEFASERYFEKLSQLHANNQQQADHAESSAAATATIFHASPPSRFILPLRDPKPAEFDAVKPADSKRDKRGFFSRHKVSLLHSKPDAVEASFIAPSRASTESTRKSVPLDQLLLALPSELQIQIVSSLPLTDILNLRLTSKSWHALITLNEVPIVRYHLDHNIPAYATRLYPLRDSCDINFHYLCGLWHRLHVAAKLSYLMCEWITKDIFLRTTEAQKLAFAPQHERMRRRLIPLLFTVFHFFETYRKLHLKYIAEKGHGLLKEPYTVNPIETEIMNMYDNRTLLRVHEVFPLIISSFCRRLRPPTYVGRVERSLRGYLRERPPDEVHVAILCLGGLRQVERLWETKGYNNRRAAVDVWFCSLTKEPVVEAPAKGRLGLKGFGRKKSTSGDRPPNRSSFSEGGRRSPWGSVDSTHNGGFIPYSVFNSSLSADAPMPPLDRDQARTLLGDLPQLQQIWLATAEAMIMDRKIVQRPQDIKRNQQVMLDLIGEDGLDESDEWYYGRHMSESVRPPAAALGDDGD is encoded by the exons ATGGCTGCAGAGCATCAGCGCCGCGTCGCCGCCATGGATCCGCCGCACATCACCGAGTTTGCCTCGGAGCGCTACTTTGAgaagctcagccagctgcatgccaacaaccagcagcaggcgGATCATGCGGAATCCAGCGCCGCGGCAACGGCCACCATCTTCCACGCCTCTCCCCCGTCGAGATTCATCCTGCCGCTGCGAGACCCGAAACCGGCCGAGTTCGATGCTGTCAAGCCGGCCGACTCGAAACGCGACAAGAGAGGGTTTTTCAGTCGACACAAAGTATCTTTATTACATTCCAAGCCCGATGCGGTGGAAGCTTCGTTTATAGCGCCTTCAAGAGCTTCCACGGAATCGACGCGAAAAAG TGTTCCTCTTGATCAGCTCTTACTCGCACTGCCGAGCGAACTCCAGATTCAGATCGTCTCGTCTCTCCCTCTAACCGATATTCTCAACCTCCGATTAACCTCCAAATCATGGCATGCGCTCATCACCCTCAACGAAGTCCCCATTGTACGATATCACCTCGACCATAATATACCCGCCTATGCCACTCGTCTATACCCGCTTAGAGACTCCTGCGACATCAATTTCCATTATCTGTGTGGCCTATGGCACCGCCTCCATGTTGCGGCTAAGCTGTCATATCTGATGTGTGAATGGATCACAAAAGATATCTTCCTAAGAACAACAGAAGCTCAGAAATTAGCCTTCGCACCGCAGCACGAACGTATGCGCCGACGACTGATTCCTTTGCTCTTCACCGTTTTCCACTTTTTCGAGACGTACCGAAAATTGCACCTGAAATACATTGCGGAAAAAGGACATGGGCTGCTGAAGGAACCGTACACAGTGAATCCGATCGAAACAGAAATCATGAACATGTACGACAACCGGACACTGCTGAGAGTACACGAGGTCTTCCCGCTCATCATATCCTCCTTTTGCCGCCGCCTGCGACCGCCGACGTATGTCGGTCGAGTGGAACGATCCCTTCGTGGTTATCTGAGGGAACGACCCCCCGACGAGGTTCATGTGGCCATCTTGTGTCTTGGTGGGCTTCGTCAGGTGGAAAGGTTGTGGGAGACAAAGGGCTATAATAACCGACGGGCCGCTGTTGATGTTTGGTTCTGCTCCCTCACCAAGGAACCTGTGGTTGAAGCACCTGCCAAGGGCCGACTGGGATTGAAAGGGTTTGGGCGAAAGAAGTCAACAAGCGGCGACCGACCTCCGAACCGATCATCGTTCAGCGAAGGGGGCCGTAGGAGTCCATGGGGATCAGTAGACTCGACCCACAACGGAGGCTTTATCCCATATAGCGTCTTCAACAGCAGTCTTTCCGCCGATGCGCCGATGCCACCTCTTGATCGCGACCAGGCCAGGACTTTACTAGGGGACCTgccacagctgcagcaaataTGGCTGGCAACGGCAGAGGCCATGATTATGGATCGAAAAATCGTGCAACGGCCGC